From a single Candidatus Defluviilinea gracilis genomic region:
- the dnaJ gene encoding molecular chaperone DnaJ translates to MSNDYYETLGVGRSASDDEIKGAFRKLARQYHPDVNKEPNAEEKFKEINEAYGVLSDSDKRARYDRFGKAGLGNSGGFHDYTSDFGDIFEDLFRGFGFSTGGGRSRRSPRRGRDLQMQITLTFEESVFGVEKEIEFQREETCSHCNGNGAEPGTSPVKCATCNGQGEVRTVRQTFLGQMVQSSTCPTCNGRGETISSPCKTCRGSGLERKKVKKKVQIPAGVDATMQIRLTGEGNPGENGGPNGTVYLMLDVKPHKFFKRRENDILLNLDINVAQAVLGAEIEVPTIDGEEKLKIPAGTQPGKVFHLRNKGVPHVRRSGRGDQLVLVNVAVPTKLTKEQRELFEKLAESLGTTVKPQEKGFLDWLNEALGG, encoded by the coding sequence ATGTCTAACGATTATTACGAAACCCTGGGCGTGGGACGGAGCGCGAGCGATGACGAGATCAAAGGCGCGTTCCGTAAGCTCGCGCGTCAGTATCATCCCGATGTGAACAAAGAGCCGAACGCCGAGGAGAAGTTCAAAGAGATCAACGAGGCGTATGGCGTGCTTTCGGATTCGGATAAGCGCGCGCGTTACGATCGCTTCGGCAAAGCGGGGCTGGGCAACTCGGGCGGCTTCCACGATTACACGTCGGACTTCGGCGATATTTTTGAGGACTTGTTCCGCGGATTCGGATTCTCGACAGGTGGCGGGCGTTCGCGTCGGTCGCCGAGGCGCGGGCGCGATCTGCAAATGCAGATTACGTTGACGTTCGAAGAGTCTGTGTTTGGCGTGGAGAAAGAGATCGAATTCCAGCGCGAAGAAACTTGTTCGCATTGCAACGGCAACGGCGCGGAGCCTGGCACGTCGCCTGTGAAGTGCGCCACTTGTAACGGTCAAGGCGAAGTGCGGACTGTGCGGCAAACGTTTTTGGGTCAGATGGTGCAATCGTCTACTTGCCCGACGTGTAACGGACGCGGTGAGACGATCTCATCTCCGTGCAAAACTTGTCGCGGGAGCGGATTGGAACGCAAGAAGGTAAAGAAGAAGGTGCAAATCCCTGCGGGTGTGGATGCGACTATGCAAATCCGTTTAACGGGGGAAGGCAATCCTGGTGAGAATGGCGGACCGAACGGAACCGTGTATCTGATGCTGGATGTGAAGCCGCACAAGTTTTTCAAACGCCGCGAGAATGACATTTTGTTGAATCTCGATATCAACGTGGCGCAGGCGGTCTTGGGCGCGGAAATTGAAGTGCCGACGATTGACGGCGAAGAGAAGTTGAAAATCCCCGCTGGGACGCAACCCGGCAAAGTATTTCACTTGCGAAATAAAGGCGTGCCGCATGTGCGCCGAAGCGGACGCGGCGACCAGTTGGTGCTGGTCAATGTGGCGGTGCCAACCAAGTTGACGAAAGAGCAACGCGAGTTGTTCGAGAAGTTGGCAGAGAGTTTGGGGACGACGGTCAAGCCGCAAGAAAAAGGATTCTTGGATTGGTTGAATGAGGCGTTGGGGGGGTGA
- a CDS encoding sulfotransferase, which yields MKTDLQASTTQPILVTGAHRSGTTWVGKMLAGSQVAYISEPLNVLHRPGVLCAKVKHWYQYVCDDNEAEYLAPFEELLDYRYHTWSEIKSLRSLKDFLRMGRDFKIFYDALEHGQRALLKDPFAVFSMPWFAKRFDFNIVVTVRHPAAFASSLKRLSWNFDFNDLLDQPLLMRDHLEPYREQMQAIKADDVIGQASLLWTMIYRTVHSQGRLNRHLIIVRHEDLSRDPVNGFRDLYAALGLDFTPHAENKILNSSSSDNPTELSRRKTHSVKMDSRASVDNWRSKLSPDEINRIREITEDSAQLFYPDINW from the coding sequence ATGAAAACCGATTTGCAAGCCTCAACCACTCAACCCATCCTCGTCACAGGCGCGCATCGCAGCGGCACCACGTGGGTTGGCAAAATGCTCGCAGGTTCGCAAGTTGCGTACATCAGCGAGCCGTTGAATGTGTTGCATCGTCCTGGCGTGTTGTGCGCGAAGGTGAAGCATTGGTATCAATACGTCTGCGACGACAACGAAGCCGAGTATCTCGCGCCGTTCGAGGAACTGCTCGATTATCGTTATCACACATGGAGCGAGATCAAGTCGCTTCGTTCACTCAAAGATTTTTTACGCATGGGGCGCGATTTCAAAATTTTTTACGACGCGCTCGAACACGGTCAACGCGCCTTGCTCAAAGATCCGTTCGCGGTCTTTTCGATGCCGTGGTTCGCAAAGCGATTCGATTTCAACATCGTCGTCACGGTTCGTCACCCCGCCGCGTTCGCCAGCAGTCTCAAACGCCTCAGCTGGAATTTCGATTTCAACGACCTGCTCGACCAACCTCTGCTGATGCGCGATCATCTTGAACCATATCGCGAACAAATGCAAGCCATCAAAGCGGATGATGTCATCGGTCAAGCCAGTTTGTTGTGGACGATGATCTACCGCACGGTTCATTCGCAGGGACGGCTGAATCGGCATCTCATCATCGTTCGCCACGAAGACCTCTCGCGCGATCCCGTCAACGGCTTCCGCGACCTATACGCCGCGCTGGGCTTGGACTTCACACCTCATGCCGAAAATAAAATTTTGAATTCAAGCAGTTCCGACAACCCGACCGAACTCTCGCGCCGCAAAACTCACTCCGTGAAAATGGACAGTCGCGCCAGCGTGGACAATTGGAGATCGAAACTATCTCCTGACGAAATAAACCGCATCCGCGAGATCACCGAAGACTCTGCACAATTGTTTTACCCCGACATCAACTGGTAA
- a CDS encoding glycosyltransferase, translated as MTTPKPLPIVSIITPSFNQARYIEATVQSVLAQDYPRIEYIIVDGASTDGTVDILKKFEGRIASWVSEPDKGQTDAINKGFARAKGDILAWINSDDTYEAGAVGAAVKFLQGHPDVGMVYGDCNFINESGRVIGKFNSAQTDERLLRQGYVHIPQQTAFFRADLWRQVGPLDPSFYFAMDYDLWTRLAARSRIQYVPQTWANFRLHTSGKTIVADDRCWPEMVRVHYRDGGSFFSTIVAKYYIRKLIAPIWNWRRRRMLKDSTQTPQEHRGR; from the coding sequence ATGACCACCCCAAAACCTCTCCCCATCGTCTCCATCATCACTCCCTCCTTTAACCAAGCGCGCTACATCGAAGCGACGGTCCAGTCCGTGCTGGCGCAGGATTATCCGCGCATCGAATACATCATCGTGGATGGCGCGTCCACGGATGGGACGGTTGACATCCTCAAAAAATTTGAAGGGCGAATCGCCTCGTGGGTGAGCGAACCAGATAAAGGTCAGACCGACGCGATCAACAAGGGGTTCGCGCGCGCGAAGGGCGACATCCTTGCGTGGATCAATTCCGATGACACGTATGAGGCGGGCGCGGTCGGCGCGGCGGTGAAATTTTTGCAGGGACATCCCGACGTGGGCATGGTCTACGGCGATTGCAACTTCATCAACGAAAGCGGACGCGTGATCGGCAAATTCAACTCGGCGCAAACGGATGAACGCCTGCTGAGGCAGGGATACGTTCACATCCCGCAACAGACTGCGTTCTTCCGCGCGGACTTGTGGCGGCAGGTCGGTCCGCTCGACCCGTCGTTTTATTTCGCGATGGATTATGATCTGTGGACGCGTCTCGCGGCGCGTTCGCGGATACAATATGTGCCGCAGACGTGGGCGAATTTCCGCTTGCACACCTCTGGCAAAACCATCGTCGCCGATGACCGCTGTTGGCCCGAAATGGTCCGTGTGCATTACCGCGATGGCGGCTCGTTCTTTTCAACCATCGTGGCAAAATACTATATCCGTAAACTCATCGCCCCGATCTGGAATTGGCGGCGGCGAAGGATGCTAAAAGATTCAACACAAACCCCGCAAGAGCATCGGGGCAGGTGA
- a CDS encoding O-antigen ligase family protein codes for MSKLTRFLWGAALMALPVTSFRYFPGMGEGTLVRPLAFYPIALLLPLLIVQWIRGKTAFPRAGALTPLAGFVLVVLVASSFGAWLDPIPLRGQEYFGRVIRAWATLVIGISFFIAAVWMNRNEDDLKFSVRWILAGFALDVAWSGVQALAFYTPILPKVTVTHWQLAFSMRELVKTNRVSGMAYEPAWLAGQIATVYLPWLFASLLTGVRVTRFKWLEIILLGFAGLLILATYSRGGLLTAGAATALTFLLVGRAELRSTWTWFVSKSLILRAGVLTLAIGAILGAGLFLAQKGYIARMFESDAESVEEFVVENSAGARSAYLVSAMGVYEESPVLGVGLGASGLYMYDHLPDWSLTVVPEIAKQLNPESKLYPNPKNMYARLLAETGLIGFVLFIAFLFSLLADSLTALQHKNSYARFLGIAGLFSWIAIAIYNATQDSFATPNLWVNLGILAGVMAYALESNHLLPTPSSAAEQLESQ; via the coding sequence ATGTCAAAGTTGACGCGCTTCCTGTGGGGCGCGGCGTTGATGGCGTTGCCTGTCACGAGTTTTCGTTACTTCCCAGGCATGGGCGAGGGGACACTTGTCCGTCCGCTGGCGTTTTACCCGATTGCGTTGTTGTTGCCGTTGCTCATCGTTCAATGGATTCGCGGCAAAACAGCTTTCCCACGCGCGGGGGCGTTGACTCCGCTGGCGGGGTTTGTGCTGGTCGTTTTGGTGGCGAGCAGTTTCGGGGCGTGGCTCGATCCGATTCCCTTGCGAGGGCAGGAATATTTCGGGCGTGTCATCCGCGCGTGGGCGACGCTGGTCATCGGCATATCCTTTTTCATCGCCGCCGTGTGGATGAATCGCAACGAAGACGACTTGAAATTTTCGGTGAGATGGATTCTCGCTGGCTTCGCGTTGGACGTGGCATGGAGCGGCGTGCAGGCGCTCGCGTTTTACACACCGATCCTTCCGAAGGTGACGGTCACGCACTGGCAACTCGCCTTCTCGATGCGCGAACTGGTGAAGACGAATCGAGTCTCTGGCATGGCGTACGAGCCCGCGTGGCTCGCGGGGCAGATCGCAACCGTCTATTTGCCGTGGCTGTTCGCGTCATTGCTCACGGGTGTGCGCGTCACGCGCTTTAAGTGGCTTGAAATTATTTTGTTGGGATTCGCAGGTCTATTAATTCTCGCTACCTACTCACGCGGCGGATTACTCACCGCAGGCGCGGCAACCGCGTTGACTTTTTTACTCGTCGGTCGCGCCGAACTTCGCTCCACGTGGACATGGTTTGTTTCAAAAAGTTTAATTTTACGCGCTGGGGTTTTGACTCTCGCAATCGGTGCGATCCTCGGCGCAGGATTGTTCCTCGCTCAAAAGGGATACATCGCGCGTATGTTTGAATCGGATGCGGAGAGCGTGGAGGAGTTCGTCGTAGAAAATTCAGCGGGTGCGCGCTCGGCGTATCTGGTCAGCGCGATGGGCGTGTATGAGGAGAGTCCCGTGTTGGGCGTGGGTTTGGGCGCGAGCGGATTGTACATGTACGATCATCTCCCCGATTGGTCGTTGACGGTCGTGCCTGAAATTGCGAAACAACTCAACCCTGAAAGTAAACTCTATCCGAACCCCAAAAATATGTACGCGCGTTTGCTCGCCGAAACAGGATTGATAGGCTTCGTTCTATTCATCGCGTTTTTATTTTCACTGCTCGCCGATTCGTTGACCGCGCTACAACATAAAAATTCATACGCGCGTTTTCTCGGCATCGCGGGCTTGTTCTCGTGGATCGCCATTGCCATCTATAATGCCACGCAAGATTCATTCGCCACTCCGAATCTTTGGGTCAACCTCGGAATTCTTGCGGGTGTGATGGCGTATGCGTTAGAATCGAATCACTTGCTCCCAACGCCGTCCTCGGCGGCTGAGCAGTTGGAGTCACAATGA
- a CDS encoding sulfotransferase domain-containing protein, producing MIVLSVGMPRAGSGWHYNLIHDLMKTTGCADARDIREKYKLQKILTEVNCNIGVLSARRLGMVAIPALMGNTFVIKAHAGPTTTSRLFQRVGLLHITYIYRDPRDAMLSAFDFGQRALQKGRPNAFSHLTDFDKSLAFIMDYVRIWEKWTREKNVLIARYEDLLTNYDSEATRLVEFLRLRANQPDVEKVIEAFRPEKGEGQQGLHFFKGRIGRFRESYSAEQQAILKEKMGAYLARMGYEA from the coding sequence ATGATCGTCCTTTCCGTTGGTATGCCGCGCGCGGGTTCGGGTTGGCACTACAACCTCATCCACGACCTGATGAAGACCACAGGTTGCGCCGACGCGCGCGACATCCGCGAAAAATATAAACTGCAAAAAATATTGACCGAAGTGAATTGCAACATCGGCGTCCTCTCCGCGCGGCGGTTGGGGATGGTGGCGATCCCCGCGTTGATGGGGAACACATTTGTCATCAAAGCACACGCGGGACCCACGACGACGAGCCGCCTCTTTCAACGGGTGGGCTTGCTTCACATCACCTACATTTATCGCGATCCCCGCGACGCCATGCTCTCGGCGTTCGACTTCGGTCAACGCGCGTTACAAAAGGGACGACCCAATGCCTTCTCGCATCTCACCGACTTCGACAAGAGTCTCGCGTTCATCATGGACTACGTCCGCATTTGGGAGAAGTGGACGCGCGAAAAGAATGTGTTGATCGCGCGCTACGAAGACCTGCTCACGAACTATGACAGCGAGGCGACGCGTCTGGTTGAGTTCCTCCGTCTACGGGCGAACCAGCCCGACGTCGAGAAAGTGATCGAGGCTTTTCGTCCCGAAAAAGGCGAGGGGCAACAGGGTCTCCATTTTTTCAAGGGAAGAATCGGCCGCTTCCGCGAATCCTATTCTGCCGAACAACAGGCAATTTTGAAAGAAAAGATGGGCGCGTATCTCGCTCGTATGGGGTATGAGGCGTAG
- a CDS encoding GAF domain-containing protein gives MRKFETPYVADWLAVSLRWVTLVGLLVSLGLRDLINAVSLTIVLLMALWNIAMSVLVGMNLRVRFHRHIVLAVDFALAALFFYLQGGLGNASVWTGLYPILTGAVYFELLGSLVVGILFIAWQLFVSRASLVNGWTFSISNGLTLTVLFTLVCGAGGQMLMRRLRFQRRTRLDAEERRSNMESERLRAIYELTSTLTATLSYKRVLDSALDLGYSALNPTADPDEPELDERLVSAVYLFRGNELRVGSARRYTNADMRVSLHGNEGILKKIFDDGEPLLSTDVGYDPELGRIIALRSCTAAYCFPLRSGFNMYGMMLFAHPDQNYFTMERRGLLDIIGRQAVIAVQNARLYQDLVEEKERMVEVQEETRKKLARDLHDGPTQSVAAMAMRINIARRMMTKNVDEATDELKKIEELAHRTTKEIRHMLFTLRPLILESQGLTAALEAMAEKMRETFQQNVVINVDEKMLESMEMGKQGVIFYIIEEATNNARKHANAVHIWVRLRPFETGIALLEIEDDGLGFDVDAVNRSYDKRGSLGMVNLRERTELVSGLLNIDSAPGKGARIQVYIPLTEEATDRLHHAKR, from the coding sequence ATGCGTAAATTTGAAACGCCGTATGTGGCAGACTGGTTGGCGGTTTCCCTGCGCTGGGTGACGCTGGTGGGATTGCTCGTATCGTTGGGACTGCGCGACTTGATCAACGCGGTTTCGCTGACCATTGTTCTGTTAATGGCGTTGTGGAATATTGCCATGAGCGTGTTGGTGGGGATGAACTTGCGCGTCCGTTTCCATCGGCACATTGTGCTGGCTGTTGATTTTGCGCTCGCCGCCTTATTTTTCTATTTGCAGGGCGGGCTGGGCAATGCGTCGGTATGGACTGGGTTGTATCCTATTCTCACCGGCGCGGTATATTTTGAGCTCTTGGGGTCGTTGGTGGTGGGCATCTTATTTATCGCGTGGCAGTTGTTTGTTTCGCGCGCGTCTCTCGTTAATGGTTGGACTTTTTCCATTTCAAATGGATTGACGCTCACTGTGTTGTTCACGCTGGTGTGCGGGGCGGGGGGGCAGATGTTGATGAGGCGTTTACGCTTCCAACGCCGCACCCGGTTGGATGCGGAGGAGCGGCGCAGTAACATGGAAAGCGAACGTCTCCGCGCCATCTATGAATTGACCTCCACGCTGACAGCCACGCTGAGTTACAAGCGCGTGCTCGATTCTGCTCTTGATCTGGGGTACTCTGCGTTGAATCCCACTGCCGATCCCGATGAGCCTGAACTGGATGAGCGGCTGGTGAGCGCCGTTTATTTATTCCGCGGGAATGAATTGCGCGTCGGTTCGGCGCGGCGATATACGAACGCGGATATGCGCGTCAGCCTGCACGGCAACGAGGGCATCCTCAAGAAAATTTTCGACGACGGCGAGCCGCTTCTTTCCACCGACGTGGGGTATGATCCCGAACTCGGACGCATCATTGCCTTGCGGTCCTGCACTGCCGCGTATTGTTTCCCTCTCCGCAGTGGGTTCAATATGTATGGCATGATGCTCTTTGCCCACCCCGACCAGAATTATTTCACGATGGAACGTCGCGGCTTGCTCGATATCATCGGCAGGCAGGCGGTGATCGCGGTGCAGAACGCGCGCCTGTATCAAGACCTTGTGGAAGAAAAAGAGCGCATGGTCGAGGTGCAAGAGGAGACGCGCAAAAAACTGGCGCGCGACCTGCACGATGGACCGACGCAATCCGTTGCGGCGATGGCGATGCGGATCAATATCGCCCGGCGCATGATGACGAAGAATGTCGACGAAGCGACGGATGAGTTAAAGAAGATCGAGGAGTTGGCGCATCGCACCACCAAGGAGATCCGCCACATGCTATTTACGCTTCGACCGCTCATTCTTGAGTCGCAGGGGCTGACCGCCGCGCTCGAAGCGATGGCGGAAAAAATGCGCGAAACGTTTCAACAGAACGTCGTCATCAACGTGGATGAGAAGATGCTCGAAAGCATGGAGATGGGCAAGCAGGGCGTGATCTTCTACATCATCGAAGAGGCAACGAACAACGCGCGCAAGCACGCCAACGCGGTGCACATTTGGGTGAGATTGAGACCTTTTGAAACGGGGATTGCGTTGCTGGAGATCGAAGACGACGGGCTGGGCTTCGATGTGGATGCGGTGAATAGATCATACGATAAGCGCGGCAGTCTGGGCATGGTCAACCTGCGCGAACGGACGGAGTTGGTGAGCGGCTTGCTCAACATCGATTCCGCGCCGGGCAAAGGCGCGAGGATTCAAGTGTACATCCCGCTCACCGAAGAGGCGACGGACCGCCTGCATCACGCGAAGAGGTGA
- the hydA gene encoding dihydropyrimidinase, which yields MATLIKNGTLVTAEKTFQADILIQDEKIQRVAPTIEADSALTIDASGKLILPGGVDPHVHLDLPMFGTVSSDDHYTGHKAAAFGGTTTAMDFVPLAESPSPSGRGVRGEGEYNFKYSINLWLEKAQKAAIDYSFHMNLTQFNENIAKQIPSLREMGIQTLKVFTAYNGRLRLDDGSIFKALQIARDNGMLVMAHCENGDVIETLVAQALANGHTTTEWHALTRPAWGAVEATFRMAAMAQQADTPVYIVHMNAGGEVDMLKYAREHGVKVMGETCPQYLFFTMDNLRQPDGAKWICSPPMRTKDDNARLWEGLTEGILQTVGTDHCPFFFDGTEPIIYEGKPVAIPGKELGKDDFTKIPNGLPGIQDRMPVLWTTGVRAGKITANQFVAYMSTNTAKIFGLYPRKGALLEGSDADIVIWDPEKKVKYGVAMSHQRTDYNLYEDWELIGYPEKVFLRGRLIVDRDAWMGKAGNGQFLKRGMGEFI from the coding sequence ATGGCGACATTGATTAAGAATGGGACTCTCGTCACCGCCGAAAAAACGTTTCAAGCCGATATCTTGATTCAGGATGAAAAGATTCAGCGCGTCGCTCCGACGATTGAGGCTGATTCGGCGTTGACGATTGACGCGTCGGGCAAGCTGATTCTCCCCGGCGGCGTGGACCCGCACGTCCACCTCGACCTGCCCATGTTCGGCACCGTCTCCTCCGACGATCATTACACCGGTCACAAAGCCGCCGCATTCGGCGGAACGACAACCGCAATGGATTTTGTTCCGCTCGCAGAATCCCCCTCTCCCAGCGGGAGAGGGGTTAGGGGTGAGGGAGAATACAATTTCAAATACTCAATCAACCTCTGGCTCGAAAAAGCCCAAAAAGCCGCCATTGATTATTCCTTCCACATGAACCTCACGCAATTCAACGAGAACATCGCCAAACAGATTCCATCCCTGCGCGAGATGGGAATCCAAACCCTCAAAGTATTCACCGCCTACAATGGACGATTGCGCCTCGACGATGGCAGTATCTTCAAAGCTTTGCAAATTGCCAGGGACAACGGAATGCTCGTCATGGCGCACTGCGAAAACGGCGACGTGATCGAAACGCTTGTCGCGCAAGCATTGGCGAATGGACACACAACTACCGAATGGCACGCGTTGACTCGCCCCGCGTGGGGCGCGGTGGAAGCGACCTTCCGCATGGCGGCGATGGCGCAACAAGCCGACACGCCGGTCTACATCGTCCACATGAACGCAGGCGGCGAAGTGGACATGCTCAAGTATGCCCGCGAACACGGCGTCAAAGTGATGGGCGAGACCTGTCCGCAATATTTATTTTTCACGATGGATAACTTGCGTCAACCCGACGGCGCGAAATGGATCTGCTCCCCGCCGATGCGAACGAAAGATGACAACGCGCGTCTATGGGAAGGATTGACCGAAGGAATCCTGCAAACCGTCGGCACGGATCATTGTCCCTTCTTTTTTGATGGAACGGAACCGATCATCTACGAAGGCAAACCCGTCGCCATCCCCGGCAAAGAGTTAGGCAAAGATGATTTCACAAAAATCCCGAACGGACTGCCCGGTATTCAAGATCGTATGCCCGTGTTATGGACAACAGGCGTCCGCGCGGGGAAAATCACTGCAAATCAATTTGTCGCGTACATGTCTACCAACACCGCGAAAATTTTCGGCCTATATCCACGCAAAGGCGCCCTGCTCGAAGGCTCAGACGCCGACATTGTGATCTGGGACCCCGAAAAGAAAGTGAAATACGGAGTCGCCATGTCACATCAACGCACGGACTATAACTTGTACGAAGATTGGGAATTAATCGGCTACCCCGAAAAAGTTTTCCTGCGAGGAAGGCTAATCGTGGACAGAGATGCGTGGATGGGCAAAGCAGGCAACGGTCAGTTTTTGAAGCGCGGCATGGGCGAATTTATTTAA
- a CDS encoding sensor histidine kinase codes for MKASAGRYQWMFHLTVACLFGAAVLRLWIEQRHSPGAGVMAVFLTLWMILFIGEEIVSKRQPNYFPYYLILQSLLSLMLLFTAESGDYFAVLFGILSMQIILRTNIKFGTVWIGSFAVLVSLPMIKTYGLLVGIVIALIYAGGIGLLASYALTLRQVQDAYDYNQVLLGQLHESNRQLQDFARQSQKLVEARERHHLARELHDTVTQIVFAMTLTTRSIVLLLDRESTKVGAQLDRLNQLSQSALSEMQALILQLRPGPLEEGGLVLAIQQHLASRYLPESLNVSLEVEGDFPLDPSDEQGLFRIIQEALNNIVKHARSPQARIRLNLHNPPSVEISDQGLGFDVQHVSNSNGMGLASMRERADEIGWNLRITGSPGAGTLIRIEKKQLGGELS; via the coding sequence ATGAAGGCTTCCGCTGGTCGCTATCAATGGATGTTTCATCTTACAGTTGCTTGTTTGTTTGGAGCGGCGGTGTTACGGTTATGGATCGAACAGCGCCATAGCCCCGGGGCGGGCGTGATGGCTGTTTTCCTGACGCTGTGGATGATCTTATTCATTGGCGAGGAAATTGTCTCAAAACGTCAGCCCAATTACTTTCCCTATTATTTGATCTTACAATCCTTGTTGTCTTTGATGCTACTTTTCACCGCCGAGTCGGGAGACTATTTTGCGGTCTTGTTTGGCATTCTCAGTATGCAGATCATACTGAGGACGAATATCAAATTTGGTACTGTATGGATTGGATCATTTGCCGTTTTAGTGAGTTTGCCGATGATCAAGACGTACGGTTTATTGGTAGGGATCGTCATTGCGCTAATCTATGCTGGTGGAATTGGACTACTGGCTTCTTATGCTCTGACACTGCGCCAGGTTCAGGATGCGTACGATTACAACCAAGTGTTGCTGGGACAACTTCACGAATCAAATCGGCAGTTGCAAGACTTTGCCCGGCAGAGCCAAAAGCTTGTGGAGGCGCGCGAACGTCATCACCTTGCCCGGGAACTCCACGACACGGTAACGCAGATCGTCTTCGCTATGACTCTTACGACGCGGTCAATTGTATTATTGCTTGATCGGGAATCGACCAAGGTGGGCGCGCAATTAGATCGGTTAAATCAGTTGTCCCAAAGCGCTCTCTCTGAGATGCAAGCGCTGATTTTGCAACTCCGCCCCGGGCCGTTGGAAGAAGGCGGGTTGGTTCTAGCCATCCAGCAACATCTTGCCAGCCGTTATTTGCCGGAGAGTCTGAACGTTTCGTTAGAAGTAGAAGGCGATTTTCCTCTAGACCCATCTGACGAACAGGGGCTTTTTCGCATCATTCAAGAAGCGCTAAATAATATCGTCAAGCATGCCCGGTCGCCTCAAGCGAGAATTCGATTGAACTTGCATAATCCGCCGTCTGTTGAAATTTCCGATCAGGGGCTTGGTTTCGATGTGCAACACGTGTCGAACAGTAACGGGATGGGGCTGGCTTCCATGCGCGAGAGGGCTGATGAGATTGGTTGGAACTTGAGAATTACAGGCTCGCCCGGCGCAGGCACATTGATCCGAATTGAGAAGAAGCAGTTAGGAGGTGAATTGTCATGA
- a CDS encoding response regulator transcription factor — protein MAQEEKIKVLIVDDHQIVRQGLRAFLELHEDIIVVGEAGDGRTAVEATRLQQPDIVLMDLVMPNLDGIEATRQITSLSDTIKIIALTSFADDDKIFPAIQAGASSYLLKDISPDDLIGAIRAAYRGEARLHPNVVRALMDAARNSRHDDSTNKPTETATNLTERELDVTRLVAQGRSNRDIAKALFISEKTVKTHVSNILDKLNLKDRTQLAIYAIKQGLA, from the coding sequence ATGGCGCAGGAAGAAAAAATAAAAGTGCTCATCGTTGACGATCACCAAATCGTTCGCCAAGGGTTGCGCGCTTTTCTGGAATTGCATGAGGATATCATTGTGGTTGGCGAGGCGGGCGATGGACGAACAGCCGTGGAAGCAACGCGCTTGCAACAACCCGACATCGTGTTGATGGATTTGGTTATGCCCAACTTGGACGGAATCGAAGCTACGCGACAAATTACGTCGCTGAGCGATACGATCAAAATCATTGCGTTGACCAGTTTTGCCGATGACGACAAAATCTTTCCCGCGATCCAGGCGGGGGCTTCAAGTTATCTACTTAAAGATATCTCCCCAGACGATCTGATTGGAGCCATACGCGCCGCTTATCGAGGGGAAGCCCGATTGCATCCAAATGTCGTTCGCGCATTGATGGATGCTGCGCGAAATTCTCGGCACGATGACTCTACGAACAAGCCCACTGAGACTGCGACAAATCTTACCGAACGCGAACTCGACGTGACTCGTCTCGTGGCGCAAGGACGGAGTAACCGCGATATTGCCAAAGCATTGTTTATCAGTGAAAAGACCGTTAAAACGCATGTCAGTAACATTCTCGACAAATTGAACCTGAAAGATCGCACGCAATTGGCAATTTACGCCATTAAGCAAGGGCTGGCTTAA
- a CDS encoding DUF4386 family protein — MQMNRLNLQKAGGNAARINAVLAITTLIVALGLIGPTALADNALLAQIAITNPMPLIIQDALKFMSAIAATVLMVAMSHRLRNESPVLTTLATLFGFLAVICLFVNTGLSLFAVLQASRLTQGQTGMYEIIGALGMAVIVINGLWYLLLNVAALKTGGLPKRLSYLGLVIGGLSLLPPLGIIVLLLSIVWLAWLGKTLSADRQFSM; from the coding sequence ATGCAAATGAATCGACTGAATCTTCAAAAAGCTGGGGGGAATGCCGCTCGGATCAATGCGGTATTGGCGATTACCACGCTGATCGTGGCGTTGGGGCTGATCGGACCTACCGCGCTCGCCGATAATGCCTTACTTGCGCAAATAGCAATTACTAACCCAATGCCCTTGATTATTCAGGATGCGCTCAAGTTCATGTCGGCAATTGCGGCGACTGTCTTGATGGTCGCAATGTCCCATCGCTTGCGAAACGAGTCCCCGGTACTGACAACTCTCGCCACTCTATTTGGTTTCCTGGCGGTGATATGCCTGTTCGTCAACACCGGTCTAAGCTTGTTTGCCGTATTGCAAGCATCGCGCTTAACTCAAGGGCAAACGGGTATGTATGAAATTATTGGGGCGCTGGGAATGGCGGTCATCGTTATTAATGGACTATGGTATTTGCTGTTGAATGTGGCGGCATTGAAGACCGGGGGATTGCCAAAGCGGCTAAGTTATCTTGGATTGGTTATAGGCGGATTAAGCCTGTTGCCTCCGCTCGGTATCATTGTATTGCTCCTCAGTATCGTATGGCTAGCGTGGTTGGGAAAAACCTTATCGGCTGACCGTCAATTCTCAATGTGA